Part of the Georgenia sp. TF02-10 genome, AGCCCGGTGATGCCCGCGGCGACGGCGGGCTGGTCCGTCACGTCGAAGACCAGCGGCGCCGGTGCCGGCGACCCGGCGACGGCCTCGATCTCCGCCCGCGCGGCCGCCAGGGCCGCCCGGTCCCGGCCGTGCAGCACCACCCGGGCGCCGGCCTGGGCCAGGCCGACGGCGAGGGTCCGGCCCAGCCCGCGGGAGGAGCCGGTCACCAGGGCCAGCCGGCCGGTGATGTCGAACAGGTCGCGACTCCCGCCGTCGTCCGCGGCCCTCATCCGATCCAGAAGATGACGAGCGTGACCGCGAAGCCGAGGACGGACTCCAGCGCCTGCTGGACGGTCCAGGTCTTCAGGGTGGTCTTGACGTCCATCCCCATCAGCCGGCCGACCAGCCAGAAGCCGGAGTCGTTGACGTGGCTGCCGAAGACGGAGCCGGCCGCCGTCGCGAGGGTGATCGCCACGATCTGCAGGGCGCTGTAGTCCCCGGCGGCCACGGCCGGGGCCATCAGCCCGGCGGCGGTGACCAGCGCGACGGTCGCCGAGCCCTGCGCCAGGCGCAGCACGACGGCGATGATGTACGCCGCGACGATGACCGGCAGGCCGATGTTGCCCAGGGAGTCCGCCAGGGCGTCGCCGATGCCGGAGGTGCGCAGCACCCCGCCGAACATCCCGCCGGCGCCGGTGATGAGGATGACCGAGCAGACCGGGCCGAGGGAGGAGTCCAGGACCTTCTCCAGCGCGGTGCCGTTCTCCCCGCGGCGCCGGCCGAGGACCCAGGTGGCCACCAGCACGGAGATGAGCAGCGCGACCGGGGCGCTGCCGATCACGGTGAGGACCTGCACCCAGGTGGCCTCGCCGTCGACCACCCCGGCGGTGTCGAGGAAGTCCAGGCCGGTGTTGAGGAAGATCAGCAGCAGCGGCAGGAGCAGGACGGCGATGACCGTGCCGACCGACGGCGGGTTCTTCGGCTGGTCCTCGTCGGTGCTGCCGAACAGGGCCGGGACCGGGAGGACGTAGCGGCGGCCCACGAAGGTGCCCCAGAGGTAACCGGAGACGTACCACAGCGGGAAGGCGATGATGATGCCGACCAGCAGCACGATCCCGATGTTGGCGCCGTAGAGGTCGGTGGCCGCGACCGGCCCGGGGTGCGGCGGGACGAACACGTGCATGACGGAGAACGCCGCGGCCGCCGGCATGCCGTACAGCAGCACGTTGTTCCCCAGCCGGCGGGCGACGGCGAAGATGATCGGCAGCATGACGACCAGGCCGGCGTCGAAGAAGATCGGGAAGCCCATGATCAGGGACGCCAGGCCGAGCCCGAACTGGGCGCGCTTCTCGCCGAAGATGTCGACCATCTTCTCGGCGAGCACCCGGGCGCCGCCGCTGTGCTCGACCATCTTGCCGAGCATCGCGCCGAGCCCGATGAGCAGGGCGACGGAGCCGAGCGTCCCGCCGAAGCTCTGGATGAGCGTGTCGACGATGTTGCCGGCCGGGATGCCGGTGACGAAGGCGGTGAGCAGCGAGACGAGGATCAGCGTGAGGAACGCGTGCATCCGGAACCCGATGACCAGGATCAGGATGAGCGCGATCGCCCCCGCCGCGATGCCCAGGAGCGGGCCCGCCCCGAGGGTCTGGGTCCATTCGTCCATGTGCCTGCCTTCCGCTGGCCGGCGCCGTCGCGGGCCGGGCAGGGGACAGCATGCCAGGACGGCGGCTCGGCGACCGGCAGGACGGCGTCGTGTCGGGCGCCGGGCCGCCGCGTCAGGGCCGGGGGATGTTCCGCAGGTTCGACCGGGCCATGGCCACCACCTCGCCGGCGCCGCCGCCGAAGATCTGCTTGGTCATCGCCGTCGCGAAGCCGCGGATCTGCTCCCCGCTGATCGAGGGCGGGATGGACAGCGCGTTGGGGTCGGTGACGATGTCGATCAGGGCCGGCCCCGGCCGGGCGAGGCCGTCGGTCAGCGCCTTGCGCAGGTCCGCCGGGTCCTCCACCCGCACCGCCGGGATGCCGACGGCGCGGGCGACGTTGCGGTAGTCCACCGGCGGGGAGTCCGTCGCGTGGTCGGGCAGGCCTTCGACGATCATCTCGAGCTTGACCATGCCGAGGGTGGCGTTGTTGAACACCACGATCTTGACGGGCAGGTTGGCGGCCCGGACCGTGATGAGCTCGCCGAGCAGCATCGAGAGGCCGCCGTCGCCGACCATGGCCACCACCTGCCGGCCCGGGTTAGCGAACGCGGCGCCGATGGCGTGCGGCAGGGCGTTGGCCATCGAGCCGTGCAGGAAGGACCCGATGACCCGGCGGCGGCCGTTGGGGGTGATGTAGCGCGCCGCCCAGACGTTGTCCATGCCGGTGTCGACGGTGAAGACGGCGTCGTCGGCGGCCGCCTCGTCCAGCAGCGCCGCGGCGTACTCGGGGTGGATGGGCCTCAGCTTGTCGGCGCGCCGGGTGTAGGCGCCGACGACCTTGGACATCGTGCTCTCGTGCTTCTTGAGCATCTGCTCGAGGAACCGGCGGTTCTTCTTGCGGTGGACCTGGGGGACCAGGAGCCGCATCGTCTCCGCGACGTCGCCGTGGACCGGCAGCTCCACCGGGGTGCGCCGGCCGAGGTGGCGGGCGTCGTCGTCGATCTGCGCGGTGCGCACGTCCGGCAGGAAGGTGCTGTACGGGAAGTCGGTGCCGATCAGCACGAGCAGGTCCGCGCCGTCCAGGGCGTCCTGGCAGGCGCCGTAGCCGAGCAGGCCGGTCATGCCGACGTCGAAGGGGTTGTCGTACTGGATGACCTCCTTCCCGCGCAGGGAGTGCCCGACCGGGGCGGCGGCGAGGTCGGCGAGCTCGAGCACGCCCTCCCGCGCCCCGCGGGCCCCGGCGCCAACGAAGAGGGTGACCTTCTTCGCCTCGTTGATCGCCCGGGCGAGGGCGGCGACGTCGGCGGCGGCCGGGACGAGCCGGCCGGGGGCGGTGGGCGGGACGACGAGCTGGTCGTCCCCGCCGGGGACCTCGTGGTCGGCGACGTCGCCCGGCAGGGTCAGCACGGCGACGCCCGGGGCGTGCAGCGCGTGCTGGATCGCCGAGCGGGTCACCCGGGGCACCTGCTCGCCGGTGGAGATCATCTCGGAGAACACCGACGCCTCGGTGAAGAGCCGGTCGGGGTGGGTCTCCTGGAAGAACTGGGTGCCGATCTGGCCGGTGGGGATGTGCGAGGCGATGGCGAGCACCGGGACCCGGGAGCGGTTGGCGTCGTAAAGGCCGTTGATGAGATGGAGGTTGCCCGGCCCGCACGAGCCGGCGCACACGGCCAGCCGGCCGGTGACGGTCGCCTCGGCGGCGGCGGCAAAAGCGGCCGCCTCCTCGTGGCGGACGTGCACCCAGTCGATGCCGTCGGTGCGGCGCACGGCGTCGACGACGGGGTTGAGGGAGTCCCCGACGATGCCGTAGATGCGCCGCACCCCGGCGGCGACGAGCTGGTTGACGAGCTGCTCGGCGACGGTGGTGGCCACGGTTGCTCCTCTGTCGGGTGGTGGTCGTCCCTCGATCCTGCCCGCGGACGGCGCCGGGCGCAGGTCGGGGGTTCAGAGCGCCCGGGACAGCCGGTCCCGGAAGCCGGCGAGGGCGGCGGTCACCTCCGGGTCGCCGGAGATGGTCCACGGCATCTCCGGCGGGATCCACAGCAGGGCGTAGAGCATGTCCAGCGGCCGGCTGCCCCCGATCGGCCAGTCCATCCCGCCGTCGGGGTTCTCCGTCGCGTCCTGCGCCCAGACGCCGAAGTGCTCGCGCACCTGCGCCGGGCTGGCCCGGAGGTGGACGACGGCGGAGTAGCGGTAGGCGATGCGGCCGTGCGCGGCCCGGACGAACTCCGCGGCGTCGGCGGCCGGCAGGTCGCGCGCGGGCACCCGGACCCCGGTGCCGAGCAGGGCGCGCATCCGGTCGATCCGGAAGGTGCGCCAGTCGCCCCGACCCACGTCCCAGGCCACGAAGTACCACCGCCGCTCGTGCGGCACCAGTGCGTGCGGCTCGACGTGCCGGGCGGTCTCCGTCCCGTCCGCGCTGGTGTACCGGAACCGCAGCCGCTCGTGGTCCCGGCACAGCAGCGCCAGCTGGGCCAGCACCTCCCCGGCCACGTGCGCGCCCGGGCGCACCGAGGGCACGGTGTGCTCGTGCAGCGCGGTGACGCGCCGGCGCAGGTTCCGCGGCAGGACCTGCTCGAGCTTGGCCAGCGCGCTCAGCGTCGTGTGCTCGTCCTGGCCCACCCCGGTCACCGCCGCGGCACGCAGCCCGACGGCGATCGCGACGGCCTCCTCGTCGTCGAGCAGCAGCGGGGGGAGGCTGCCGCCGCCCTCGAGCTGGTACCCGCCGGCGCTGCCCGGCCGGGCGGCGACCCGGTAGCCGAGCTCGCGCAGCCGGTCCACGTCCCGGCGCAGGGTGCGGTCGGTGACGCCGAGGCGCTCGGCGAGCGCGGCGCCGGTCCAGTGCCGGTGGGTCTGCAGCAGGGAGAGCAGCCGCAGCGCCCGGGCGGTCGGGTCGGGCATGCCGGCAAAACTACCCGCCGACGAGGACAGGATCTGTCCGGGTACCGGCCTAGCCTCGCTCGGCATGGACGCACCCATCATCCAGGCCCGCGGCCTGAGCAAGCGGTTCAAGGCCCGCAAGGGCAGCGCCGAGGTCGTCGCCGTCGCCGACCTCACCACGGACATCGCCCCCGGCTCCCTCACCGCCTTCCTGGGGCCGAACGGGGCGGGCAAGTCCACCTCCCTGCGGATGCTCACCACCCTCCTCGAGCCCAGCGGCGGGACCGCCACGGTCTGCGGGTACGACGTCGCCACCCAGGCCCCGCTGGTGCGGGCGAGCATCGGCTACGTCGGCCAGAAGAACGGCGCGGGGCACTACCAGCGCATCCGGGACGAGCTCGTCAGCCAGGGCGCGCTCTACGGCCTGGGCCCGGCCGAGCGGCGGCGCCGCGCCACCGAGCTCATCGAGATGCTCGACCTCGGCGAGGTGGCGGACCGCAACGCCATCACCCTCTCCGGCGGCCAGCGCCGGCGGGCCGACGTCGCGCTCGGGCTCATCCCCGGCCCCAGCCTGCTCTTCCTCGACGAGCCGTCCACCGGGCTGGACCCGCAGTCCCGCGCGCACCTGTGGGAGCACATCCTCACCCTGCGCGCGCGGTACGGGATGACCATCTTCCTCACCACGCACTACCTGGAGGAGGCGGACCAGCTCGCCGAGCGGGTGATGATCGTTGACCAGGGCCGGATCATCGCCGACGGCACCGCCAGCCGGCTCAAGGCCGACCTGGCCGGGGACCGGGTCACCGTCCTCGTCGCGGCCGATCCCGACGGCGCCGCCCGGGTGCTGCGGGCGGCGTCGGCCCGGTCCGGGGTCACCGAGCCGGACCTCACCGTCGGGCAGACCCCGGAGGGCACCCGGTTCGTCGCCACCGTCCAGCACGGGGACCGGGTGCTGCCCGGGCTGCTGCGCGACCTGGCGCCGCACGACGTGCGCGCCGCCGAGCTGGCCCGGCCGAGCCTCGACGACGTCTTCCTCACCCTCACCGGGCGCAGCCTGCGCGAGGAGAACCAGACCCAGACCACGCCCGAGCCGCAGGGAGCCCCCCGATGACCACGACGACCGACCCCCGCCCCGCGGCCCGGCCCGCGCTCGCCCGGGACAGCTGGGCCGTGCTGGTCCGCGAGCTGCGGCCGGTGCTGCGCGACCCGTTCAGCCTCGTCTTCTCCGTCCTCCAGCCGCTGATGTTCCTGGCCCTGTTCGGGCCGCTGCTCGGCGGGATGACCGGGCTGCCGATCGCCGAGGCGTTCCAGTGGTTCGTCCCCGGCATCATCGTGATGATTGCCCTCTTCGGCACCGCGATGACCGGCTCGAACCTGCTCTACGAGATCCAGAGCGGGGCGCACGAGCGGATGCTGGTCGCGCCGGTCGCCCGCTCCGCGCTCCTGGTCGGCCGGGCGGTGAAGGAGATGGTCCCGCTCGTCGTCCAGGCGCTGGTCATCGTCGGGATCGCCGCGCTGTGGGGCTTCCGGCCCTCGCTGCCGGGGATGGTCCTCGGCCTGGTCGTCCTGGCCGTGTTCGGCCTGGGGCTCGGGTCGCTGAGCTACGCGCTGGGGATCGTCAGCCGGGAGCGGGACTGGATGTTCTGGACCGTCCAGCAGAGCCTGCTGTTCCCGCTCATGCTGCTCTCCGGCATGCTGCTGCCGCTGGACGCCGGGCCGGGCTGGATGCAGGGCCTGGCCGCGTTCAACCCGCTGACCTACATGGTCGAGGCGGAGCGGGCGCTGTTCAACGGCGACCTCGGCGCGACGGCGGCCTGGCAGGGGGCGCTGGCCGCGGCGGTCACGGCGGTGGTCGGGATGTGGGTAGGCATCCGGGCGATGCGGCACAGCATCTGACCGGCCGATCCGGCCGCCGTCGGCGGCGCCTGACCAAGCCCCCTCCCGGGGACCCGAGGCGCCCGACGGCGGGCCGGCCGGCCGGTCCGGTGGGACGGTGCCGACCGCCCGCCGGTCAGGGCAGGCGGGCCTCGCCGCCGCGGTCCCGGGCGCGCAGCACCGGGGCCGCGGCGCACGCGGCCAGCACCGCCAGGCCGCCGCTGACCGCCACCACGGCGAACCCGGCGTGGGACCCGGCGGCGTCGATGAGCGAGCCGGCCACCGAGGAGCCCAGCGAGACCCCGATGTTGATGGCCGTGCTCAGCCAGGTCAGGCCCTCGGTGAGCTTGGCCCGCGGGACGACGTGCTCGACCATCGAGTTGCCGTTGATGATCGTCGGGGAGATGGCGAAGCCGGCGACGAACCCGACAGCGCCCATCACCAGGATGCTCTGGATGGCCAGGAAGAGCGCCGTGCCGACGGCGAGGACCGCCACGCCGAGGACGAACCGGCGCCAGGCCGGCCCGGTCCACGCCCGCGCCCCGTAGCCGAGGCCGGCGATCATCGACCCGAGCGCGAAGATGCCGAGCACCAGCCCGGCGGCCCCCGGGTTGTCGTGCTCGGCGGTGAACGCGACGACGGAGACGTCGGTGGCGCCGAAGATGCTGCCGACGAAGAGGAAGACGGCGACGAGGCCGACCATGGCGGGGGAGCGCATGACCGACCCGCGCGACGCCGAGGTCCGGACCGCCGTCGGCGGCTCGGTGGCCCGCTGGCTGAGGAACAGGTAGCCGCCCAGGACCAGCAGCACGAGCGCCGTCGCGATGCCCGCCCAGGCCGTGACGGAGGTGGCCAGGGCGGTGGCGACGACCGGGCCGAGGACGAAGGTGAGCTCGTCCAGCGCGGACTCCAGGGAGTACGCGCGGTGCAGCTCGCGCGGGTTGCGCACCACGACCGTCCACCGGGCGCGGACCAGCGCGCCGATCGAGCCGGCGGTGGCCCCGGCGAGCGCGGCGGCCACGAACAGGGTCCAGGACGGGGCCCGCAGCACGGCGGCGGTGACCAGCGCGACCAGGCCGACGGCGCTGACCGAGATCGCCGGGAGCATGACCGGCGCCTGCCCGTGCCGGTCCACCAGCCGGGCCAGCTGCGGCGCGCCGACCGCGAGGGCGATGACGAAGGTCGCCGAGACCCCGCCGGCCATCCCGTAGGAGCCGTAGAGCTGGGAGACCATCAGGACGATGCTGATCCCGACCATCGAGACCGGGAACCGGGCCAGCAGCCCGGCCATCGAGAAGGCCAGGGCCCCGGGCAGCGCGAGGATCTGACGGTACGGGCCGAGCACCGGGCGATTCTCTCACCGGTCCCGGCCGGCGGGACGACGGCGATCGGTCCCGGCCGCCGTCGCCAGGGAGGGTGGCGGCGGTGACGGCGACGAGGCCCGGCGCGCGACGGCGGCGCTGCCCGACACGCCCGACGGCCGCGCCGCCCGGCGCTACTCCGCCAGCGCCGCGTCCACGACCTCCTTCGCGGCGGCCTGCACCTGGGCCAGGTGCTCGGGGCCGCGGAAGGACTCGGCGTAGATCTTGTACACGTCCTCGGTGCCGGAGGGCCGGGCGGCGAACCAGGCATTCTCCGTGGTGACCTTCAGGCCGCCGATCGCCGCACCGTTGCCCGGCGCCTCGACCAGCCGGTCGGTGATGGGCTCCCCGGCCAGCGCGGTGGCGGTGACGTCGGCCGGGGTGAGGCTGGCGAGCCGGGCCTTCTGGGCCGCGGTGGCCGGGGCGTCGATCCGGGCGTAGGCGCTCGCCCCGTGCCGCTCGACCAGCTCGCGGTGGAACTGGCTGGGGGAGGAGCCGGTCACCGCGGTGATCTCCGCGGCGAGCAGCGCGAGCAGGATGCCGTCCTTGTCGGTGGTCCACACGGTGCCGTCGGTGCGCAGGAAGGAGGCACCGGCCGACTCCTCCCCGCCGAAGCCCACCGAGGCGTCGAGCAGGCCGGGGACGAAGTACTTGAAGCCCACCGGCACCTCGACGAGCCGGCGGCCCAGGCCCGCGGCCACCCGGTCGATCAGCGCGGAGGAGACCAGGGTCTTGCCCACCGCCGCCGTCGCCGGCCAGTGCGGGCGGTGGCCGAAGAGGTAGGCGATGGCGACGGCGAGGTAGTGGTTGGGGTTCATCAGCCCGCCGTCCGGGGTGACGATGCCGTGCCGGTCGGCGTCGGCGTCGTTGCCGGTGGCGACGTCGTAGGGGGCCCGGCCGCCGTCGGCCGCCATGGTCTCCCGCAGCGCCGCCATGGCGTAGGGGGAGGAGCAGTCCATCCGGATCTTGCCGTCCCAGTCCAGCGTCATGAACCGCCAGGTGGGGTCGACGGTGGGGTTGACCACGGTCAGGTCCAGCCCGTGCCGCTCGGCGACGGCGGCCCAGTAGTCCACCGACGCCCCGCCCAGCGGGTCGGCGCCGATGCGCACCCCGGCGGCGCGGATCGCGTCGATGTCCAGGACGTTGACGAGGT contains:
- a CDS encoding GntP family permease, which encodes MDEWTQTLGAGPLLGIAAGAIALILILVIGFRMHAFLTLILVSLLTAFVTGIPAGNIVDTLIQSFGGTLGSVALLIGLGAMLGKMVEHSGGARVLAEKMVDIFGEKRAQFGLGLASLIMGFPIFFDAGLVVMLPIIFAVARRLGNNVLLYGMPAAAAFSVMHVFVPPHPGPVAATDLYGANIGIVLLVGIIIAFPLWYVSGYLWGTFVGRRYVLPVPALFGSTDEDQPKNPPSVGTVIAVLLLPLLLIFLNTGLDFLDTAGVVDGEATWVQVLTVIGSAPVALLISVLVATWVLGRRRGENGTALEKVLDSSLGPVCSVILITGAGGMFGGVLRTSGIGDALADSLGNIGLPVIVAAYIIAVVLRLAQGSATVALVTAAGLMAPAVAAGDYSALQIVAITLATAAGSVFGSHVNDSGFWLVGRLMGMDVKTTLKTWTVQQALESVLGFAVTLVIFWIG
- a CDS encoding pyruvate dehydrogenase, whose translation is MATTVAEQLVNQLVAAGVRRIYGIVGDSLNPVVDAVRRTDGIDWVHVRHEEAAAFAAAAEATVTGRLAVCAGSCGPGNLHLINGLYDANRSRVPVLAIASHIPTGQIGTQFFQETHPDRLFTEASVFSEMISTGEQVPRVTRSAIQHALHAPGVAVLTLPGDVADHEVPGGDDQLVVPPTAPGRLVPAAADVAALARAINEAKKVTLFVGAGARGAREGVLELADLAAAPVGHSLRGKEVIQYDNPFDVGMTGLLGYGACQDALDGADLLVLIGTDFPYSTFLPDVRTAQIDDDARHLGRRTPVELPVHGDVAETMRLLVPQVHRKKNRRFLEQMLKKHESTMSKVVGAYTRRADKLRPIHPEYAAALLDEAAADDAVFTVDTGMDNVWAARYITPNGRRRVIGSFLHGSMANALPHAIGAAFANPGRQVVAMVGDGGLSMLLGELITVRAANLPVKIVVFNNATLGMVKLEMIVEGLPDHATDSPPVDYRNVARAVGIPAVRVEDPADLRKALTDGLARPGPALIDIVTDPNALSIPPSISGEQIRGFATAMTKQIFGGGAGEVVAMARSNLRNIPRP
- a CDS encoding YafY family protein; translation: MPDPTARALRLLSLLQTHRHWTGAALAERLGVTDRTLRRDVDRLRELGYRVAARPGSAGGYQLEGGGSLPPLLLDDEEAVAIAVGLRAAAVTGVGQDEHTTLSALAKLEQVLPRNLRRRVTALHEHTVPSVRPGAHVAGEVLAQLALLCRDHERLRFRYTSADGTETARHVEPHALVPHERRWYFVAWDVGRGDWRTFRIDRMRALLGTGVRVPARDLPAADAAEFVRAAHGRIAYRYSAVVHLRASPAQVREHFGVWAQDATENPDGGMDWPIGGSRPLDMLYALLWIPPEMPWTISGDPEVTAALAGFRDRLSRAL
- a CDS encoding ABC transporter ATP-binding protein, which codes for MDAPIIQARGLSKRFKARKGSAEVVAVADLTTDIAPGSLTAFLGPNGAGKSTSLRMLTTLLEPSGGTATVCGYDVATQAPLVRASIGYVGQKNGAGHYQRIRDELVSQGALYGLGPAERRRRATELIEMLDLGEVADRNAITLSGGQRRRADVALGLIPGPSLLFLDEPSTGLDPQSRAHLWEHILTLRARYGMTIFLTTHYLEEADQLAERVMIVDQGRIIADGTASRLKADLAGDRVTVLVAADPDGAARVLRAASARSGVTEPDLTVGQTPEGTRFVATVQHGDRVLPGLLRDLAPHDVRAAELARPSLDDVFLTLTGRSLREENQTQTTPEPQGAPR
- a CDS encoding ABC transporter permease — encoded protein: MTTTTDPRPAARPALARDSWAVLVRELRPVLRDPFSLVFSVLQPLMFLALFGPLLGGMTGLPIAEAFQWFVPGIIVMIALFGTAMTGSNLLYEIQSGAHERMLVAPVARSALLVGRAVKEMVPLVVQALVIVGIAALWGFRPSLPGMVLGLVVLAVFGLGLGSLSYALGIVSRERDWMFWTVQQSLLFPLMLLSGMLLPLDAGPGWMQGLAAFNPLTYMVEAERALFNGDLGATAAWQGALAAAVTAVVGMWVGIRAMRHSI
- a CDS encoding MFS transporter, whose translation is MLGPYRQILALPGALAFSMAGLLARFPVSMVGISIVLMVSQLYGSYGMAGGVSATFVIALAVGAPQLARLVDRHGQAPVMLPAISVSAVGLVALVTAAVLRAPSWTLFVAAALAGATAGSIGALVRARWTVVVRNPRELHRAYSLESALDELTFVLGPVVATALATSVTAWAGIATALVLLVLGGYLFLSQRATEPPTAVRTSASRGSVMRSPAMVGLVAVFLFVGSIFGATDVSVVAFTAEHDNPGAAGLVLGIFALGSMIAGLGYGARAWTGPAWRRFVLGVAVLAVGTALFLAIQSILVMGAVGFVAGFAISPTIINGNSMVEHVVPRAKLTEGLTWLSTAINIGVSLGSSVAGSLIDAAGSHAGFAVVAVSGGLAVLAACAAAPVLRARDRGGEARLP
- the pgm gene encoding phosphoglucomutase (alpha-D-glucose-1,6-bisphosphate-dependent), which translates into the protein MHERAGTPAQPEDLIDVDAVRAAYYDRVPDADDPAQQVVFGTSGHRGSSLDGAFNEAHIVATTAAIVEYRRAQGIDGTLYLGRDTHALSEPAWRTALEVLAAAGVESRVDARDSYTPTPAVSHAILRDNGAGTSGGVRTTGPGLADGIVVTPSHNPPRDGGFKYNPPHGGPAGSDATKAIAARANEILRDGWRTVPRVPVERALAAETTGRNDYLTAYVDDLVNVLDIDAIRAAGVRIGADPLGGASVDYWAAVAERHGLDLTVVNPTVDPTWRFMTLDWDGKIRMDCSSPYAMAALRETMAADGGRAPYDVATGNDADADRHGIVTPDGGLMNPNHYLAVAIAYLFGHRPHWPATAAVGKTLVSSALIDRVAAGLGRRLVEVPVGFKYFVPGLLDASVGFGGEESAGASFLRTDGTVWTTDKDGILLALLAAEITAVTGSSPSQFHRELVERHGASAYARIDAPATAAQKARLASLTPADVTATALAGEPITDRLVEAPGNGAAIGGLKVTTENAWFAARPSGTEDVYKIYAESFRGPEHLAQVQAAAKEVVDAALAE